The proteins below are encoded in one region of Streptomyces sp. NBC_00490:
- a CDS encoding MFS transporter: MPPAPTASERTLQLRRVALSGMLGTAVEFYDFLVYGTVAALVFGELFFPGADPAVGTIAAFGTFAAGYVARPIGGIVFGHFGDRLGRKNMLLLTMGLMGGASFLIGMLPTYDTAGVWAPVLLITLRVVQGIAIGGEWGGATLMVVEHAGERRRGLWSSFTQMGAPLGSLISASVVALVSTLPKDQFAAWGWRVPFLLSVLLLGVGLFVRLKVVESPLFAEVKKDRAESRLPILDVLRRPKPVLLACGVGIGAFTAQSLLTSYLIAYATGIGYPRPQVLTALTVSAAVALVVLPCASALSDRIGRRPVVLTGAILSAATAFPVLALVDSRSSGALILAVVIGHGISQSLMYGPLGALFSEMFGTKVRYTGASLGYQGATLVGAGFSPLIAGSLVASSGNGTPVALLLCGGSLITALTVWFVRETSRTSLGDEPTPKLPTTPHTEEITA, from the coding sequence ATGCCCCCGGCTCCCACCGCGTCAGAACGCACCCTTCAACTCCGCCGAGTCGCCCTCTCCGGCATGCTCGGCACCGCCGTGGAGTTCTACGACTTCCTCGTCTACGGCACCGTCGCCGCGCTCGTCTTCGGCGAACTGTTCTTCCCCGGCGCCGACCCCGCAGTGGGCACGATCGCCGCGTTCGGCACCTTCGCCGCCGGCTATGTGGCCCGCCCGATAGGCGGCATCGTCTTCGGCCACTTCGGCGACCGCCTCGGCCGCAAGAACATGCTGCTGCTCACCATGGGCCTGATGGGCGGTGCCAGCTTCCTCATCGGCATGCTGCCCACGTACGACACCGCCGGTGTCTGGGCCCCGGTCCTGCTGATCACCCTGCGCGTGGTGCAGGGCATCGCCATCGGCGGTGAGTGGGGCGGCGCGACCCTGATGGTCGTGGAGCACGCGGGCGAGCGCCGCCGCGGCCTGTGGTCGAGCTTCACCCAGATGGGAGCCCCGCTCGGCTCCCTGATCTCCGCCTCCGTGGTCGCCCTGGTCTCCACCCTCCCCAAGGACCAGTTCGCGGCCTGGGGCTGGCGCGTGCCGTTCCTGCTGAGCGTGCTGCTGCTCGGCGTCGGCCTGTTCGTCCGCCTCAAGGTGGTCGAGAGCCCGCTGTTCGCCGAGGTGAAGAAGGACCGCGCCGAGTCGAGGCTCCCCATCCTCGACGTCCTGCGCCGCCCGAAGCCCGTGCTGCTGGCCTGCGGTGTCGGCATCGGCGCCTTCACCGCCCAGTCCCTGCTGACCAGTTACCTGATCGCGTACGCCACCGGCATCGGCTATCCCCGCCCACAGGTCCTCACCGCGCTCACCGTCTCGGCCGCGGTCGCCCTGGTGGTCCTGCCCTGCGCGTCCGCGCTCTCCGACCGGATCGGCCGCCGCCCGGTCGTCCTCACCGGCGCGATCCTGTCCGCGGCCACCGCCTTCCCCGTCCTCGCGCTGGTCGACTCCAGGTCGTCGGGAGCCCTGATCCTGGCCGTCGTCATCGGCCACGGCATCTCCCAGTCGCTGATGTACGGCCCGCTGGGCGCCCTGTTCAGCGAGATGTTCGGCACCAAGGTCCGCTACACCGGCGCCTCCCTCGGCTACCAGGGCGCCACCCTCGTCGGCGCCGGCTTCTCCCCGTTGATCGCCGGCAGCCTGGTCGCGAGCAGCGGCAACGGCACCCCCGTCGCCCTCCTGCTGTGCGGCGGCTCGCTGATCACCGCGCTGACGGTGTGGTTCGTCCGCGAGACAAGCCGTACCTCGCTCGGCGACGAACCCACCCCGAAACTCCCCACCACCCCCCACACGGAGGAGATCACCGCATGA
- a CDS encoding alpha/beta hydrolase family protein — protein MRHGTRIACATALLLTLTAAPAATATTDTTTHVDGQLPSGATYMMDVPTNWNGTVLLFSHGYNAGPANPAQDAPDAATKPLLLQQGYALIGSSYASTGWAVTDAVPDQLATLKAFTTRFGQASRTIAWGRSYGGLVTTAIAERAPDEIDGSLSMCGLVHGGVANWNNTLDPAFALKTLLGSDVPLVNLPSQEAATDAANTLAATVDSAQSTAEGRARIALAAALHNIPVWNAPTQTRPAATDWDAQQANQYDAVKGLLKIAAFNRRQEAETRAGGNMSWNTGIDYARLLGKSSVRKEVTELYKKAGLSLTKDLAALNRAPRIKADPNAVAWMSTTSSFTGRLAKPQLSIHTIGDPLVPVQTESALRRAVTAAGSGPLLRQAYVDNAGHCTFSTAEQLAALHTLEDRLTTGHWQGTDPASLNARATAADPTTPTRYITYRPTPYLRPYDLAHPADRR, from the coding sequence ATGAGGCACGGCACCCGCATCGCCTGCGCGACGGCGCTTCTGCTCACCCTGACCGCCGCACCCGCGGCGACGGCCACCACCGACACCACCACCCACGTGGACGGCCAACTGCCCTCCGGCGCCACGTACATGATGGACGTCCCCACCAACTGGAACGGCACCGTCCTCCTGTTCAGCCACGGCTACAACGCGGGCCCCGCCAACCCCGCCCAGGACGCCCCGGACGCGGCCACCAAGCCCCTTCTCCTCCAGCAGGGTTACGCCCTCATCGGCTCCTCGTACGCCAGCACCGGCTGGGCGGTCACCGACGCGGTCCCCGATCAGCTGGCCACCCTGAAGGCCTTCACCACCCGCTTCGGCCAGGCCTCCCGCACCATCGCGTGGGGACGGTCGTACGGCGGCCTGGTCACCACCGCGATCGCCGAGCGAGCCCCGGACGAGATCGACGGCTCGCTCTCCATGTGCGGCCTGGTCCATGGTGGCGTGGCCAACTGGAACAACACCCTCGACCCGGCGTTCGCCCTCAAGACGCTCCTGGGCTCCGACGTCCCGCTGGTGAACCTTCCCAGCCAGGAGGCGGCCACCGACGCGGCCAACACCCTCGCCGCCACGGTCGACTCCGCCCAGTCCACGGCCGAGGGTCGGGCCCGTATCGCGCTCGCCGCCGCCCTGCACAACATCCCGGTCTGGAACGCGCCCACCCAGACCCGCCCCGCCGCCACCGACTGGGACGCCCAACAGGCCAACCAGTACGACGCCGTCAAGGGCCTGCTGAAGATCGCCGCTTTCAACCGGCGCCAGGAGGCCGAGACCCGCGCGGGCGGCAACATGTCCTGGAACACCGGCATCGACTACGCCCGACTCCTCGGGAAGTCCTCCGTCCGCAAGGAGGTCACCGAGCTCTACAAGAAGGCTGGCCTCTCCCTGACCAAGGACCTCGCCGCCCTCAACCGCGCCCCGCGCATCAAGGCGGACCCGAACGCCGTCGCCTGGATGAGCACCACCAGCAGCTTCACCGGCCGCCTGGCCAAGCCCCAGCTCTCCATCCACACCATCGGCGACCCCCTGGTCCCCGTCCAGACGGAAAGCGCCCTACGCCGAGCGGTCACCGCGGCCGGTTCCGGCCCCCTCCTGCGCCAGGCCTACGTCGACAACGCCGGCCACTGCACCTTCAGCACCGCCGAACAACTCGCCGCCCTCCACACCCTGGAGGACCGCCTGACCACCGGCCACTGGCAGGGCACCGACCCGGCGTCCCTCAACGCCCGCGCCACCGCGGCCGACCCCACCACCCCCACCCGATACATCACGTACCGCCCCACCCCCTACCTCCGCCCCTACGACCTTGCCCACCCCGCCGACCGCCGGTGA
- a CDS encoding PaaX family transcriptional regulator, translated as MEDDDILDTAEGPQPRPQSLMLTFFGNHVLEEGDLGVYSGSIIDVLGRVGVGEQAVRSTLTRMVNRGLLQRQREGRKMFFGLTPQAGRVLIDGRARIWKQGAVNDDWDGSWTLLGFSLPDSWKRQRHDLRSRLTWSGFGALYSGLWIAPGHVDVSSVVTDLGLTAHVKIFHAQAAEVTDIEQMIRDTWDLESIAARYVAFDKRWSAYLVNGNDDDPIGTRLRLVSDWLRTIRTDPRLPARHLPPAWPARPAQETFHRVAQQTHPALKAARATLETTHLRSRLTP; from the coding sequence CTGGAGGACGACGACATCCTGGACACCGCGGAGGGACCGCAGCCGCGCCCGCAGTCGCTCATGCTCACGTTCTTCGGCAACCACGTCCTGGAGGAGGGGGACCTGGGCGTCTACTCGGGCAGCATCATCGACGTCCTGGGCCGCGTGGGCGTGGGCGAACAGGCCGTGCGCTCCACCCTCACCCGCATGGTCAACCGCGGCCTGCTCCAGCGTCAGCGCGAGGGCCGCAAGATGTTCTTCGGCCTGACCCCGCAGGCCGGCCGCGTCCTGATCGACGGCCGCGCCCGCATCTGGAAGCAGGGCGCCGTCAACGACGACTGGGACGGCTCCTGGACCCTGCTCGGCTTCTCCCTGCCCGACTCCTGGAAACGCCAGCGCCACGACCTGCGCTCACGCCTCACCTGGTCCGGATTCGGCGCCCTGTACAGCGGCCTGTGGATCGCCCCCGGCCACGTCGACGTCTCCTCGGTGGTCACCGACCTCGGTCTCACTGCCCACGTCAAGATCTTCCACGCCCAGGCCGCCGAGGTGACCGACATCGAGCAGATGATCCGCGACACCTGGGACCTGGAATCCATCGCCGCCCGCTATGTCGCCTTCGACAAGCGCTGGAGCGCCTACCTGGTCAACGGCAACGACGACGACCCGATCGGCACCCGCCTCCGCCTGGTGAGCGACTGGCTTCGCACCATCCGCACGGACCCGAGACTCCCGGCCCGCCACCTTCCCCCCGCCTGGCCGGCCCGCCCCGCCCAGGAAACCTTCCACCGCGTCGCGCAACAGACCCACCCGGCGCTGAAGGCAGCCCGAGCGACTCTGGAGACGACACATCTCCGCAGCCGGCTGACGCCGTGA
- a CDS encoding cytochrome P450 family protein, with product MTDPSQDPRFLQDPYPTYAAMRSSCPVQPLPTGSGGHLSYVVTGYAEAREALGDDRLSKDTAAFFAGKESRRRLHPAVAHTMLATDPPRHTRLRKLVTKAFTNGAVAQLRPFIARVTDELLDQWPVGERFDFVAGLAVPLPVIVICELLGVPAGDRPDVRRWSGELFAAGRPDAIDAASHCLADYMTTLIAAKRLNPGDSLLDGLISARDGDDRLSEEELVSLAVLLLVAGHETTTNFLGNATLALLQRPAELDRLRKNPDDVPAVLDELLRFDSPVSTTTFRFTTEAVTLGGTDIPAGAPVLIALGAANRDPARFASPDLLDLDRDATAHLGFGHGIHRCVGAPLAKAEAEIALRAVLSRFPGIRLAGPADRLEWRHTRLVRGLVSLPVLV from the coding sequence ATGACCGACCCGAGCCAAGACCCCCGCTTCCTCCAGGACCCCTACCCCACCTACGCGGCCATGCGGTCCAGTTGCCCCGTGCAGCCCCTGCCCACCGGGTCCGGTGGTCACCTCAGCTACGTGGTCACCGGCTACGCGGAAGCCCGGGAAGCCCTCGGCGACGATCGGCTCTCGAAGGACACGGCCGCGTTCTTCGCGGGCAAGGAGTCACGGCGTCGGCTGCACCCGGCGGTGGCACACACCATGCTGGCCACCGATCCGCCCCGGCACACCCGGCTGCGGAAGCTGGTGACCAAGGCGTTCACGAACGGAGCCGTCGCGCAGCTGCGTCCGTTCATCGCCCGCGTCACCGACGAGTTGCTGGATCAGTGGCCCGTCGGCGAACGGTTCGACTTCGTGGCCGGCCTGGCGGTGCCGCTGCCGGTCATCGTGATCTGCGAACTGCTCGGAGTGCCTGCGGGAGACCGGCCCGACGTCCGGCGCTGGTCCGGGGAACTGTTCGCGGCAGGCAGGCCCGACGCCATCGACGCGGCCTCGCATTGCCTGGCCGACTACATGACGACCCTCATCGCCGCCAAACGCCTCAACCCCGGCGACTCACTCCTCGACGGACTCATCTCGGCTCGCGACGGAGACGACCGTCTCAGCGAAGAGGAACTGGTCTCCCTGGCGGTGCTGCTGCTCGTGGCCGGGCACGAGACCACCACCAACTTCCTCGGCAACGCCACCCTCGCGCTGCTCCAGCGCCCCGCCGAGCTGGATCGCCTCCGGAAGAATCCGGACGACGTCCCGGCCGTGCTCGACGAGTTGCTTCGATTCGACTCCCCCGTCAGTACCACCACCTTCCGGTTCACCACCGAAGCCGTCACGCTCGGCGGTACCGACATCCCGGCCGGCGCCCCGGTACTGATCGCCCTCGGAGCCGCCAACCGCGACCCGGCCCGCTTCGCGTCACCGGACCTGCTCGACCTGGACCGGGACGCCACCGCCCACCTCGGCTTCGGCCACGGCATCCACCGCTGCGTCGGCGCTCCCCTGGCCAAGGCCGAGGCGGAGATCGCCCTGCGCGCGGTACTGAGCCGGTTTCCCGGAATCCGGCTCGCTGGACCAGCCGACCGGTTGGAGTGGCGCCATACGCGTCTTGTCCGCGGGCTCGTATCGCTTCCCGTCCTGGTGTAG
- a CDS encoding SDR family NAD(P)-dependent oxidoreductase, with translation MTITFITGANKGLGRETARRLIESGHTVLVGARDREQGEEAAAALGARYVPIDVTDDASVAAAAANVAEHEGRIDVLINNAGVHGPVGDPSDLTAADARTVLDVNVIGVVRTTTAFLPLLRRSDDPVIVNVSSGMGSLALTHDPGRPESRVIAPLYTSSKAALTMLTTQYAKGLKGIRVNAADPGYTATDLNGHSGPQTVTEGTDAIVALATEEPGAGTGRFVSRHGEIAWS, from the coding sequence ATGACGATCACCTTCATCACCGGAGCCAACAAGGGTCTCGGCCGCGAGACCGCCCGCCGCCTGATCGAGAGTGGGCACACCGTCCTCGTGGGAGCCCGCGACCGCGAGCAGGGCGAGGAGGCCGCCGCCGCGCTCGGCGCACGCTACGTCCCCATCGACGTGACCGACGACGCGTCCGTGGCCGCAGCGGCGGCGAACGTCGCCGAACACGAGGGCAGGATCGACGTCCTGATCAACAACGCCGGCGTGCACGGCCCCGTCGGCGATCCCAGCGACCTCACCGCCGCCGACGCCCGCACCGTCCTCGACGTCAACGTCATCGGCGTCGTCCGCACCACCACCGCGTTCCTGCCGCTGCTGCGCCGCTCGGACGACCCTGTGATCGTCAACGTCAGCAGCGGCATGGGCTCCCTCGCCCTCACCCACGACCCCGGCCGACCCGAGTCGCGCGTGATCGCCCCGCTGTACACCTCCTCGAAGGCGGCCCTGACGATGTTGACCACGCAGTACGCCAAGGGCCTCAAGGGCATCCGCGTCAACGCCGCCGACCCCGGCTACACCGCGACCGACCTCAACGGTCACAGCGGCCCCCAAACCGTCACCGAGGGCACGGACGCGATCGTCGCCCTTGCCACCGAGGAGCCCGGCGCCGGCACCGGACGCTTCGTCTCCCGCCATGGCGAGATCGCCTGGTCCTGA
- a CDS encoding helix-turn-helix transcriptional regulator gives MSTTPGSGLGAMIRTWRDRLPPSAAGLPAARGRRAAGLRREELADLAGVSVDYVVRLEQGRATTPSASVVASLARALQLSAAERDHLYRLAQLVPPVDGTISDHLPPGVQRVLARLGDVAVAVFAADWQLVWWNRGWAALLGDPSASPPRLRNFARDRFPVNAGPAHLALWPVTEADRDATDAAVVSDLRRATGRFPQDRRLASLIRDLNAGNKRFAQLWTTGQVAAHREDHKTIDHPLVGPVTVDCDVLTDGDSELKIVIMTAVPGSEDETKLRLTAVAGPPATTGN, from the coding sequence ATGTCGACGACACCCGGAAGCGGACTGGGCGCGATGATCCGCACGTGGCGGGACAGGCTGCCCCCATCGGCCGCCGGGCTGCCGGCGGCCCGCGGGCGCCGGGCGGCCGGGCTGCGGCGCGAAGAACTGGCTGACCTGGCCGGGGTATCGGTCGACTACGTCGTGCGCCTGGAACAGGGGCGGGCCACGACACCCTCCGCGTCGGTGGTGGCGTCCCTGGCGCGCGCCCTGCAGCTGTCCGCCGCCGAGCGGGACCACCTGTACCGGCTGGCCCAGCTCGTACCGCCGGTGGACGGCACGATCTCTGACCATCTTCCGCCCGGCGTGCAGCGGGTGCTGGCCCGCCTCGGGGACGTGGCGGTTGCCGTGTTCGCGGCGGACTGGCAACTGGTGTGGTGGAACCGTGGGTGGGCCGCCCTGCTGGGCGACCCCTCCGCCTCGCCGCCGCGCCTGCGCAACTTCGCCCGCGACAGGTTCCCGGTGAACGCCGGCCCGGCCCACCTCGCGCTGTGGCCGGTGACCGAGGCGGACCGCGACGCCACCGACGCCGCCGTCGTTTCCGACCTGCGCCGAGCCACCGGGCGCTTCCCCCAGGACCGCCGCCTGGCCTCGCTGATCCGCGACCTGAACGCGGGCAACAAGAGGTTCGCTCAGCTGTGGACGACCGGACAGGTGGCCGCGCACCGTGAGGACCACAAGACGATCGACCACCCGTTGGTGGGCCCGGTCACGGTCGACTGCGACGTCCTGACCGACGGAGACTCCGAGCTCAAGATCGTCATCATGACCGCCGTACCCGGCAGCGAGGACGAAACCAAGCTCCGGCTCACCGCCGTCGCCGGCCCGCCGGCCACTACAGGCAACTGA